In one window of Scyliorhinus canicula chromosome 17, sScyCan1.1, whole genome shotgun sequence DNA:
- the LOC119952168 gene encoding zinc finger protein 229-like: MEKRWKCMDCGKGFMAPSQLDIHRRIHTGERPFTCSVCGKGFTVLCTLQRHQRVHTAERPFTCSQCGKGFTTLSDLQQHQRVHTGERPFTCSQCEEGFAQLSALLSHRRLHTGERPFTCSHCEKGFTALPQLQRHQRVHTGERPFTCSQCEKGFTVLSSLQTHQRIHTGEKPFTCSQCEKGFTQFSNLQIHQRLHTGEKPFTCSQCGKGFTTSSNLRTHQRVHTGEKLFTCSQCEKGFTTSSNLRTHQQVHIGERPFICSQCEKGFTTLPSLRLHQRLHTAERQFTCSQCGKGFTTSSNLQIHQRVHTGEKPFTCSQCEKGFTQLTNLRIHQRIHTGEKPFTCSQCGTGFTTSSNLRTHQRIHTGERPFTCSQCKKGFARLSHLQTHQRVHTGEKPLTCS; encoded by the coding sequence atggagaaacggtggaaatgtatggactgtgggaagggatttatggCTCCATCTCAGCTGGACATTCATcgtcgcattcacactggggagaggccattcacctgctctgtgtgtgggaagggattcactgtgtTATGCACCCTGcaaagacaccagcgagttcacactgcggagaggccgttcacttgctctcagtgtgggaagggattcactactttATCCGATCTGCAgcaacaccagcgggttcacactggagagaggccattcacctgctctcagtgtgaggagggattcgctcagttatccgCCCTGCTGTCACACCGTCgacttcacactggagagaggccattcacttgctctcactgtgagaagggattcactgcgTTACCCCAActccagagacaccagcgagttcacactggggagaggccattcacctgctctcagtgtgagaagggattcactgtgttatccagcctgcagacacaccagcgaattcacactggggagaagccgttcacctgctctcagtgtgagaagggattcactcagttttcCAACCTGCAGATAcatcagcgacttcacactggggagaagccattcacctgctctcagtgtgggaagggattcactacttcatcgaacctgcggacacaccagcgagttcacactggggagaagctgttcacctgctctcagtgtgagaagggattcactacgtCATcgaacctgcggacacaccagcaagttcacattggggagaggccgttcatctgctctcagtgtgagaagggattcactacttTACCGAGCCTCCGgctacaccagcgacttcacactgcggagaggcaattcacctgctctcagtgtgggaagggattcacaactTCATCGAACCTGCagatacatcagcgagttcacactggggagaagccgttcacctgctctcagtgtgagaagggattcactcagttaaccaacctgcggatacatcagcgaattcacactggggagaagccattcacctgctctcagtgtgggacgggattcactacttcatcgaacctgcggacacaccaacgaattcacactggggagaggccattcacctgttctcagtgtaagaagggattcgctcggttatcccacctgcagacacaccagcgagttcacactggggagaagccgttaaCCTGCTCTTAG